The following DNA comes from Kaistia sp. 32K.
GAGCGCATCGGCATCTCGATCGCCGGCACGACCGACAACGGCATCGCCCAGGCGGCCAACGTTCCCGTCGTCAACGGCCATCATCTGGAGAACGAGATCGCCGCCTTCCTCGGCGCGCCGGTTCGCGTCGGCAACGACGCCGATTGCTTCGCGCTCGCGGAAGCGACCGTCGGCGCGGGCAAGGGCCTGCCGATCGTCTTCGGCGCCATTCTCGGCACCGGCGTCGGCGGCGGGCTGGTGATCGGCGGCCGCATGGTGCGCGGCGCGCATGGCGTCACCGGCGAATGGGGCCACGGCCCGCTGCTCGCCGAGGCCGTGGCGGCGCGCGGCATCCCGGTGGTGCGCTGCGGCTGCGGCCAGATCGGCTGCCTCGACAGCTATGGCTCGGCGCGCGGGCTGGAACGCATCCACGCGGCGCTCACCAGCCAAACCCTGACCAGCCACGCCATCACAGCCGCCTGGCACGCGGGCGACGCGAAGGCGGCGCACAGCATCGATACCTTCGTCGCGCTGATCGCCGGGCCGCTCTCGATGATCGTCAACACGATCGGCCCCTCGGTGATCCCGGTCGGCGGCGGCCTCTCCTCCGACGCCGCGCTGCTGGCACTAATCGACCAGGCGGTACGCGAGCGCGTGCTCGGCCGCTACGACCAGCCGCTCGTGGTGCCCGGCCGCACCCGCGGCGCCAGCGGGCTGATCGGCGCGGCGATGCTGGCGGAAGAACGCGCCTCGTGATCATACTGCGACCATGACCGCGACCCTGCCGCTCGAAATCTGTGTCGACACCGCCGATGGGCTGGAGGCCGCCATTCGCGGCGGCGCCGATCGCATCGAGCTCTGCAGCGCGCTGTCGATCGGCGGACTCACGCCCTCCCCCGGCCTGATGCGGCTCGCGGCGAAGGCCGGCGTGCCGACCTATGCGATGATCCGGCCGCGCGAGGGCGATTTCGTCTTTTCTCCCGGGGAGCTCGACCAGATGCGGCGCGACATCGACGCGGTGCGCTCGGCCGGCCTCGCCGGCGTCGTGCTCGGGGCCTCGCAGCCGCGCGGAAAACTCGACGCCGAGGCGCTGTTCCGGCTCCGGAGCCATGCCGGCGATCTCGGCGCCACGCTGCATCGCGCCTTCGACCTGGTGGCGGACACCGGCGACGCACTGGAGACGGCGATCTCGCTCGGCTTCGAGCGGATCCTCACTTCCGGCGGCGCCCGCAGCGCGCTCGACGGCCTCGACGCGCTGAAGAGCCTGGTCGAGCGGGCAGGCGACCGCATTTCGATCATGCCGGGCTCCGGCGTCCGCCCGGCCAACGCGGCGGATATCCTGCGCGAGACGGGCG
Coding sequences within:
- a CDS encoding ROK family protein; protein product: MTQGTAAFDIGGSKIEFARVSRDGAVTDRATLPTPHTNWHDFVAALRQLLEAAGGAERIGISIAGTTDNGIAQAANVPVVNGHHLENEIAAFLGAPVRVGNDADCFALAEATVGAGKGLPIVFGAILGTGVGGGLVIGGRMVRGAHGVTGEWGHGPLLAEAVAARGIPVVRCGCGQIGCLDSYGSARGLERIHAALTSQTLTSHAITAAWHAGDAKAAHSIDTFVALIAGPLSMIVNTIGPSVIPVGGGLSSDAALLALIDQAVRERVLGRYDQPLVVPGRTRGASGLIGAAMLAEERAS
- a CDS encoding copper homeostasis protein CutC, with translation MTATLPLEICVDTADGLEAAIRGGADRIELCSALSIGGLTPSPGLMRLAAKAGVPTYAMIRPREGDFVFSPGELDQMRRDIDAVRSAGLAGVVLGASQPRGKLDAEALFRLRSHAGDLGATLHRAFDLVADTGDALETAISLGFERILTSGGARSALDGLDALKSLVERAGDRISIMPGSGVRPANAADILRETGAREIHASCRTGIQTVAPEAVALGFASDSLREVTSAETVAELAEVVRMFENGKA